The Patescibacteria group bacterium region AAATCAGTAACATCTTTTTTAATATTATCCAGCTTGGTTTTAAGCGGCGTCTTTTTTCGTAGCACCTACCTGACTCAAGCAGCTGACCCCAAGGATCCTTACTATTTCTATCAATGGTATCTGCCTAAGATCGGCGCGGAGTTAGCTTGGGACAAGATTAGCGCCAGTCCGAATATCACTATCGCTGTGATTGACTCCGGGGTGCAGATTGACCATCCTGATTTGAAAGATAATATCTGGCTCAATACTCGAGAAATTCCTGGCAATGGCTTAGATGATGACAAGAATGGTTTTATCGACGATACCCAGGGTTGGGATTTTATTGAAAATAAAGCTGATCCCCGGCCTAAATTCAGTCCCGGGTGGACGGAATCAGGCATATCCCACGGTACTATTATCGCTGGTATTATCGCTGCCGTCGGTCAGAATCAGCAAGGAGTGGCCGGCGTGACTTGGAGGGCTAAGCTGATGCCGCTTCGAGTCTTAGATGACCGCGGTGAAGGCCGCTTGGGTGATGTGGTGAGAGCGGTCGATTACGCGGTGAATAATGGAGCAGATGTAATCAATCTGAGTTTTGTCAGCTTTAATTACAGTGAAGCCTTGCAAGCGGCTATCAGACGCGCCTATCAAGCAGGCGTTATCGTGGTCGCGGCAGCCGGTAATGAACAATCAGCCGGCAGTGGCTATAACACCGACAAGGATCCGATCTATCCGGCTTGCTATGACGGTGAGCACGGGGAAAATATGGTTTTGGGAGTAGCAGCCACCGACGCTTTGGATCAGAAGGCAAAATTTTCCAGTTACGGCTATAATTGCGTCGATATCGCCGCTCCAGGCGTGAGTTTTTTTAGTACCATCACTAAAGGTGGTAACCCTAACGATTCTGATAAGCTCTATGATGGCTTCTGGTCCGGAACCTCGATGGCCGCGCCGATAATTTCCGGCACGATTGCCTTAATGGAGGAAATTAACCCCGATCTGAGTCGACAGGAGATTATCGATATCCTGTTCAATTCCGCTACCGATATCAGCCAGCTTAACCCCGCCTATCCAGGGCAGTTGGGCCACGGCCGGGTTAATGCGGCCCTAGCGGTGGAAGTGGCCAGGGAAAGGCTATTTACTAAATCAGGTAAGATCCTGATTACGCCGGTGAAGAATAATAATAAATTAGCGATTGTTAATAATAACGGAGCAATTTTCAAGGAGCTACCCTTGAATGAGAAGGGCCGGATTTCCTTGATAGCTGGCGACGTCAACGGCGATGGCCAGGATGAGATCATTCTGGCGCCGGGCCAGGGAAGCGAGCCGGTAGTCAAGATATTTAATGCTAACGGCAAGCTGCTCAAGCAGCTTTTGGTGGCTGATAAAAGCTTTCGGGGCGGAATCAGCGTCGCGAGCGGCGATGTCGATGGTGACGGGCAGGACGAGATTGTTACTATTTCAGCCACTAGCGGTTCGAGCCAGCTGAAGATTTTTAATTATCAAGGACAATTAAAGAAGCAGTTTTTCGTCGATAGCAAGAAATATCGGGGAGGATTCAATCTGGCCGTCGGTAATCTAGATGGTGCCGGCAATGCGGAAATCGTGGTCGCTTATGGCGCCGGAGCCAGGCCGATCCTGAAAATCTTTAATTACCAAGGCAAGCTGCAGGGAGAATTCATGCCTTATGATAAGAATTTTAAGGGAGGAATAAAGGTGGCGATTGCTAATATTGATGGCCGCAATAATCATAATAAGCAAGAAATAATCGTGGCCCCTGGGCCAGGAACTTTGCCGATAGTCAAGGTTTATGACAACCATGCCAAGTTGAAGCTAAAATTCGAAGCTTATAACTCTAATTGGCAGGGAGGAGTCAATATCGCTGCTGGGGACTTAAATAGCGACGGCCGGGCGGAAATAATCACAGCCGCTTATCCTGGAGCCGCCCCCCATGTCCGGACTTTTAACAGCAAGGGCGAATTGATTGATTCTTTCTATGCCTATGAAGAGAAATTCAACGGCGGAGTCAATGTCGGCTTTATCAAATTAAATAATTAGCAAATATATGCCTCAAAAAATTATTTTTGACAAGAAAAATGTCCTGGTGGCCGGTGGTGCCGGCTTCATCGGCTCTCATCTGTGTGATGAGCTGATCAAGACCTGCAAAGTGATCTGTATCGACAATTTTTCTTCCAGCAGTGAAAAGAATATCGATCATCTTCTAGCTAATCCGGATTTCGTTTTTATCAACCATGATCTATCCGAACCCTTAGATTTAGAGGCTTTACCAGAGCTTAAAAAATTCAAGATCGAATTCCAGGGCTTGCAAGAGGTATATAATTTAGCCTGTCCGATCTCGCCCCGGCGCTTCCTGGAAAATCGCTTGAATATCCTCCTGGCTAATTCTTTTGTCGTGAAGCATTTGTTAGATTACACTGTTAAATATGAGGCCAAGTTTCTGCAGTTTTCCTCCTCGGTAGTCTATGGCAATCGCCAAACTAGCCAGAATCTTCAGGTAAAAGAAGAGGATTTAGGGCTTGTGGATAACCTATCGGAACGCAGCGCCTACGACGAAGGCGAACGTTTTGCCGAGACTATGGTCTTTAACTATCGCCAGATTTACGGGATAGATGCCAAGATAGTCAGGGTATTTCGGACATACGGGCCTCGGATGGAGCTTAATGATGACCAGATGATTCCCGATATGGTCCTTAATGCTCTTAACAACCAGGATCTAGTCATTTTCGGCGGTCCGGAATTTTCTTCTTCTTTCTGCTATATCGACGATATTATCGACGGTGCTCTTAAAGTCATGAATTCTGCGCTTAATGGCCCGATTAACCTCGGCTCTGATGTCGATATAAAATTAGCGGACCTAGCGGCCATGATTATTGCCGCCGCCGGTTCGCAATCTAAAATCGTTCACGCTGAAACTAAGTTATTTATGAGCGAGTTGCTCTTGCCGGATATCCACAAGGCTAGGAACGAATTGAACTGGATGCCGGTGGTGACTTTGGAAAATGGTATCAAAAAAACCGTGTTTGCTCTTAGAGCCAATACCCAGCTTAGAGGCCTAGATGGCTAGAATTTACCTGAAATTATGAAAAAGCTTCTTATTTTCAGTCTCTTTATCTCGCTTTTTATCACTAGCGCCTGCGCTTCGCCAAAGCGTGAGAATGTCCAGATTCAGGAGAAAATGAAGGTGAAAGCTTTTTTTAGTAATAATACATTAGACCCGGAGATCAGTTGCCAAAAGGTTTTCCCGGTGGAGCGGGAGGTGGCTAAGACCCCAGCCGTTGCTAGAGTTGCCTTGTCAGAGCTGCTAGCTGGGGTGACGCCAGCGGAAAAAGAAGCCGGTTTCTTCACCAGCCTTAACCCCGAGATCAAGATCCAGTCCCTAACTATTGAGAACGGAGTAGCTCGGGTGGATTTTAGCAAGCAACTTGAGGCAGGGGTGGGTGGCTCTTGCCGCGTGTCAGCGATCCGCGCGCAAATCATTTCTACCCTCAAACAATTTCCTAGCGTAGAAGAAGTTATCATTTCTATCGACGGGCGCAGCGAAGATATCCTCCAGCCCTAAAGTCCTTGTGTCACTTTTTAAAAAGTTGTATAATATAGATAATTAAAAAATAAAGATAAAATAAATCTTTTTTATCTTATTATTAAGGGGGAACTATGCCTCATTGTTTACAGTTAATTACCAAAATAGACCTAATGTCACTTAGTAGTTTTTAAGGACGCCCACAGGCGTTTTTTATTTATATATTTAAAATAAAAATTATTTAAAACTTAATCATTAATTTAATTTCTGTTCTTAAAAAGTCGAAATTTAAGAATAGGCCAAAGTTATTTTAGTGGTTTGTAAAAATTATGAAAAAAATATTTAACGACAAAGTCTGGGGAAAACTTTTTTTCTCGGTTTTGTTTGTTGCTTTAATAGCCGGCTTCGGCCTTTATGCGCCGGCGGCTAATGCCGCTAGTAGCTATACCGTCACCGAAACCACGGCTACAGTGGGAACAGCCACTAATCTGGAAATTGAATATACGGTCGATTCTGGCGTCCAAACCTGGGCTGATGGCGATACCTTGACCATCACCTTGCCTAATAATTTCCCGATTTGGAGCTCTATGACGATGTCTGCTGAGTACGATACTGATACTACTAATAATGGCGTAGGTGAAACTCCAATCGCTCAAGGAGCGGGCAATGGCGAATATAGCCATGATGGCCAGAGAGTTTTGACCATAAAATGGAATGTTACTGGCTG contains the following coding sequences:
- a CDS encoding S8 family serine peptidase, encoding MRKSVTSFLILSSLVLSGVFFRSTYLTQAADPKDPYYFYQWYLPKIGAELAWDKISASPNITIAVIDSGVQIDHPDLKDNIWLNTREIPGNGLDDDKNGFIDDTQGWDFIENKADPRPKFSPGWTESGISHGTIIAGIIAAVGQNQQGVAGVTWRAKLMPLRVLDDRGEGRLGDVVRAVDYAVNNGADVINLSFVSFNYSEALQAAIRRAYQAGVIVVAAAGNEQSAGSGYNTDKDPIYPACYDGEHGENMVLGVAATDALDQKAKFSSYGYNCVDIAAPGVSFFSTITKGGNPNDSDKLYDGFWSGTSMAAPIISGTIALMEEINPDLSRQEIIDILFNSATDISQLNPAYPGQLGHGRVNAALAVEVARERLFTKSGKILITPVKNNNKLAIVNNNGAIFKELPLNEKGRISLIAGDVNGDGQDEIILAPGQGSEPVVKIFNANGKLLKQLLVADKSFRGGISVASGDVDGDGQDEIVTISATSGSSQLKIFNYQGQLKKQFFVDSKKYRGGFNLAVGNLDGAGNAEIVVAYGAGARPILKIFNYQGKLQGEFMPYDKNFKGGIKVAIANIDGRNNHNKQEIIVAPGPGTLPIVKVYDNHAKLKLKFEAYNSNWQGGVNIAAGDLNSDGRAEIITAAYPGAAPHVRTFNSKGELIDSFYAYEEKFNGGVNVGFIKLNN
- a CDS encoding NAD-dependent epimerase/dehydratase family protein; its protein translation is MPQKIIFDKKNVLVAGGAGFIGSHLCDELIKTCKVICIDNFSSSSEKNIDHLLANPDFVFINHDLSEPLDLEALPELKKFKIEFQGLQEVYNLACPISPRRFLENRLNILLANSFVVKHLLDYTVKYEAKFLQFSSSVVYGNRQTSQNLQVKEEDLGLVDNLSERSAYDEGERFAETMVFNYRQIYGIDAKIVRVFRTYGPRMELNDDQMIPDMVLNALNNQDLVIFGGPEFSSSFCYIDDIIDGALKVMNSALNGPINLGSDVDIKLADLAAMIIAAAGSQSKIVHAETKLFMSELLLPDIHKARNELNWMPVVTLENGIKKTVFALRANTQLRGLDG
- a CDS encoding GerMN domain-containing protein, whose translation is MKKLLIFSLFISLFITSACASPKRENVQIQEKMKVKAFFSNNTLDPEISCQKVFPVEREVAKTPAVARVALSELLAGVTPAEKEAGFFTSLNPEIKIQSLTIENGVARVDFSKQLEAGVGGSCRVSAIRAQIISTLKQFPSVEEVIISIDGRSEDILQP